GTGATAAGACAAAGGAATAAGCATATACCAAAGAGTGCGCTTAGTGTTTGGTATGTTTGGCTTACATCAAATTGAGATACATCACTGCTATAAATAGCATAGGGAGTAAATACACAAATCATAAAATAAATATTAATAATAGCAAGGATTGAAATATTGCGATAATTTAAATATTCTTTAGGAGTAAGGGAGGTGTGGGGAGTAAAGATTTTAGAAAAAAGATTTGTAACAAAAGAGGAGGATTGCGTAGTATTTGATTTGGGGTTATTATTAGATTCTGTAATTTTTATAGAATCTAGATTGTGTGTATTTGCAGAATCTGTCTCCTCCTTAGATTCTCTTACCCTCTTACAAAGTGTCTTGCACAAAGCAAATAGAGTATTACTTGTCCAATACAATACCAAACTACTAGGCATATCATAAAGTAAGATAAAAAAGATAAAGGCTATACATATGCCTTGTATTTTGCCTGCTGAAATCTTGCCTTTTAATACCATATTTGTATTATCTGTGCGCGTATAATACACATTAAGCAAGGTAAAAATAAGCATAAGTATAGGCAATATATGAATAAAACTAAAGCTATCTCCTAAGAAATGTATAGAATCTGCTTTGCTTAAATCATCTATCCATAAAAAGCTAGCACCCTTTAGAGATTCTAAATGATTAAATAATATCCACACACTTATAAAGAATGGGATTTGTAAAAGTAATCCTCCTAGAGAGAATAGGGCATAGATGGGGTGGAAGTGGTGTTGTTTATAAAGTGTGCGGATATAGCTTTGGAGTTCTGCTCCTTTAAAGACTTTTTTAAATTCTTTGATTTTAAGATTAAGCCTAGATTGCAAGATATTAAATTTTAAAGCCTGTTTATCGCTTAGATTAGTGAGCTTTAGTAAAAATATATTAATGCCAAAGCTTAGAAAGATAATAGAGAGGGGGAGGCTGCCACAGAGCGCAAAAATTCCCTCAAACACAAAGCCCAAAGCACTTTGCAAGGGATAAATAAAAATGTAATAGAGTATCTCAAGCATACGCCACCCCCTGCTCTATCATCTTATCTAGCTCTCTTAGGCGCGAGATAGGCTGTATATAGGCTTTAAGCCTAGATTCTATCACTTCGCGCTCAATTTTCAAAAGCTCAAGCGCAGACACCATTCCTGCATGATGAGGGTGCTGCCATAAAAGTGCTTTTATCTCATCAATGCTTTGTGCGTGTGAATACAGCGCACTATCTACTAACTCCTTTATGCGCGGGAAATCTACAGCCTTAATCCGCCCGCCAATCCTATCTAGCGCCTTAAAAGTCCATATAGAATCTCGATTTATATCCGCCATATCATAGCCGCTTAAATCCATATCGTTATCGATAGTTATCACAGGCTTGCCTTCCAAGCACACAAAATCAAATATCACACTAGAAAAATCCGAAATCATCATATCTGCGCGCGCAAAAGCTAAAATATTAGGCGTCCCCTCGTCCCATTGCACATTGTCGTAGCTTTTTAGAGTATTTTGAAGCGTGTGGATATTCTCCCGCTCACGTGGGCTAATGAAGCTCTGTGGGTGAGGGCGAATGATGATATTATATTGCGTTTGCGCAAGTGGAAGTAATAGCTCTAAGCCATATTTGCTAAGCAAGGTCTCCTTTCCCCATGATGGCGCGACTAGAATGGTGGGCGCTTGAGATTTTGCGCTAGAATTTATATCTTGCTTTATGTGCGAGGCAGCATTACTTAGCTCATCAAGATAAGTTGAACCCGTGATGGCAATGTATTTGGCGCGCACATTATGTGCAGATTCTATATCGCGCACAAAATCGCGCTGCACAGCATTTGCTACCAATACAGAATCAAAATAATCCACGCCAAACACGCGATAAGTCATAGGAGAGAGCGAATGCACAATATGGCAATAGTGCGCCACACCGCGATTACGCTTAATGTGTAACACATCTAGTCCGGGCGTTGTTAGCACAAACACATCGGCGCGCAAACGATTTAAGAAGCTATATGCTTTGTTCCCCTGCCCTATGTAAAGAAAAGTGCCGCGAGTGCTAGATTCTGTGCGCTTTAGTGCTGGGTCAGTAGTGCTTGAAGTGTAATAAGTATAAGGGTGCTTAAGAGAATCTAGCGCATCAAGAACGGGCTTAAAAGTGCCATAATACTGGTCTCCCTCGCAATAAAAGACAATCCCACTAGCGTTGCTCTGGTAGGTTTGGCTGGGCTTACCCCCCCCCCCCCGATAATTATGGGGTTTGCGCCAAAGCTAAAAGAAGTGATTTTATAAAAAAGATTTTTAACAAAAAACACCGCAGAGGCAAAGAGTGCCACTGCAGAGGAGAGTAACAGCGAGCCACTGCCCGGGTCAAGATAAGCAAACGCCGCGTTTGGCGCCATACAAAGCAGGAAAACTAAAAAACACCATCTTTTCACGCTAAAAACCTTTCAAAGTGTGATACAAACTTGGCTACTTTTGCCACTAAGGCTAAGGTTAAAAAGCCAAGAACGCTAATAAAATCGCGTATTGTAGGCAAAAAGTGCTTAAGGTGATATAAATTAATGTGCATGGAGCAACTCGCTTGGGATTTGATTATCCTGCAGAGGAATGCTTCTCCAATGCTCTTTGTTGTGCATATCGCCCTCCACGCTGTATGCGGCATTAAAAATCCATTGGTTTGTCTTGTGCAAGTCAATTATCCACGAAATAGGCAAAGTATGGATAACTTTGCGATTTTTAGGATAATTTTTAAGCACATTTGGCGCGACATTTGGGCAACCTTTGGGTAGATTCTCACAAAAAATACTCACTATGTCATAGTTTGCCATGAGGCGAGAATCTACCTCCAACGCACCTTGTGCATTGAAATCCTTAAACAAAAACAAAGCATCAGGGCGCGAATAAATAGGTATATCAATACTATCAAATCCGCTATGGTCGCTCACTACAAAAATTTGTGTGTTATCATAAATATCATTATCCTTAAGCCATTGCACATAATCATTTAAATACAACAACGCACACGCCTCCGTATCATAGTGCTGATAATAATATGCGCGTATTGCCTCATTTGTCTCTATCATTTGCGCGTTATGCTCATAATCATTCCACGCGCTTTTATCACTAAAAAATTGACATTTTTTGTTGTGAAAATACATTCTATAAGGCACATGTGTCATTAACGAATGCAGATATTTAAATGTGGGCTTAGTTGCATTTGTATTGCCAATATGCGTATAGGCGTAAAATGATGAAGAAGCCGTGATACTTGCGAGTGTATCGCTATTTTTATGCTCTGTATCCCTTAAAAGCCACATGCCATTGCGATAGATTCTAGGGCGGAAATAAAGCTCTGGTGCGAAGCGAAATAGTCCGACACTAAAAAGCTGCACGATTTGATAATCTTTATAAGTGTTTTTGTAAATACGCTCAACCTGCTCTTGTAAATTTTGCTCATAAAGATAATAACTTTGGAATCTGCCTAAATTTTCAATGGCAAAAATACCGCTTTGCTGATATTGCTTAAGGGCTTTGATACCCTGCGCACTCACAGCAAGCGAATAAGCCACATCATAGCCATTTTGCACAAAATGCGCTCCCATATCATCAAAGGCTTTTGTGATACTCTCTTTAAGATTATCACCCCTTGCATTCATATTATACGCGGCATAATACTCACCGCCAATAAGTGTAGCAATACTATGGATAGTAGAATCTGTAGTAGATAGCGTATTATCAAAAAGCACAAAGCCTGAGAGATTGTCTTTTAAATATGGAAACTGCGCAAAAATATAGGGCGTATGTGAGCCGCTAAACATATCAAGCACAAAAATGACAATATTTTTATGCGTTTTTGAATACGAAAATAACTCATTTTCATAAGGCGCAATACTTTGAGAGCTAGATTCTGTATTTTTTGGCGTAGAATATAGAATCTGCACAAAAGACACGCAAGTAAGTATGCTTAAAGTAATAAAAATAATGCCAAAGATATGTTTAAGCCATTTAAAAAATACTAACACAACTAAGCAAGATAGCCCAACAGATAGAAAAAAATAAGTAAATCGCTGCGTGCGAAACTGCATATCTAAAAAGGCGGGATTTTGTATCACAAAATGATTCATCGCCCCATAATTCCCAGCCAATACAAAAGTATAAACCAACCCGATGCAAAGTATCACACTCACACCATAACTGCCTAGTTTTAGTAATCTTGTGTGATAAAAAAAGCTTGTAATGTAAATCGTGATAAGACAAAGGAATAAGCATATACCAAAGAGTGCGCTTAGTGTTTGGTATGTTTGGCTTACATCAAATTGAGATACATCACTGCTATAAATAGCATAGGGAGTAAATACACAAATCATAAAATAAATATTAATAATTGCAAGGATTGAAATATTGCGATAATTTAAATATTCTTTAGGAGTAAGGGAGGTGTGGGGAGGGAATAGAGTGTGAATAAGCCTAGCAATATGACCTTTGCACAAAGCATCGCCACAAGTACTAGAATCCTTAGCGAGTGGCTCTTTTTGGGATTGCACGGGCTTTTTTGTGCATAGATTTTTGCCAAAGCCACTAAACATCGCCAAAGCCCTGCGCGCAAAGTAAATCGCCTACAAAATATAAAAAGAAGTAAAAATAAAAGGAAAAAAATAGAGCGTAAAAGTAAAAGGAGATTAAATAACTATAAGACTGCCCCCCCCCCCCCGCAGAGGCATTGCGCTAGCGCGCACCAAACGCACTAATGCAAAATGCTTATAAATGCAGCTATAAGAGCCATATTGTAAAAATCCCATAAACAAGCCTCCAGCAAACTTTTTGTAAATCAAATGCAAAGTGAAAACTAAAATTTTACAAAAGCACTACTTAAGATGTTATAAATTCATATTTGCTTATAATGCGCCTTTATCACACTGCAAGGAGAATTTAATGCGATTTTATAAAACCATTCGTGCGCTTGATGCGCTTTATTTGCTTTTGCTTGGTATGGGTGCGGGCTGCATTATGACTTTGGCAATGGCTGCCTCGACCATTTTTAAGGCTTCTGCATTCTTACCGCAGCTCTCAATTAGTGATAGCGGCTTGCTTATGGGCGAAATTTTCGTAAAAAGTAGTATGTTTTTCTATGTTTTAGCCATAGTAATTATTTTGTATGAACTGCTTACATTTTTTAGCGCGCAAGCCTTTACCCGCAGCAATCAACGCCGCTTGTGGCTGCTTGTTGGAGGGATTAATGTCATTATGATTTTTCTTTTTACGCTCTATTATATGCCCTACATTATGGAGGCTCAAAGTCTTGGCACGGTAGGCACAGAGGAGTTTAATGCTATGCATAAACAAAGTGAGCTTGTTTTTAAAATTTTATTTTTCACTTTGATACTTAGCATACTTTGGCGCGCCATTGTCGGCAGCACGCCACGCAGCAAATAGGCTACATAGAATCTAGCCTAACATTTATAGAATCTAGCTTGCAACTCTGCGTCTAGATTCTATATTTTATAGAATCTACTCATACATTTCCCAAAATGGCACTTCATAGCCTACCACGCCCATTTGTATGCCCTTAATTTTTTTATGCGCAATGGCTTTATTTTTTTGATAAGTAAGCGGCACATACACGCCACTATCATAGAGTAAGCCCATCACTTCCTGCAAAGTTTTATAAAAAATAGGCGATGTGGGGCTAAGGCTTATGAGATGCTTAATGCGCTTATCAATGTGAGGTTTGGCACTTAGCCCTTTTTGCGCGCTAAAATCAATATGGCTAGGAATAAGCATAGAGTGCAGCACGCTCAAAGGCTCATAAGGCGCACCCCAAGTCTCGCCAAAAGCCATATCAAAAGCCCCATTAATTAGGCGATTGCGATATATAGTTGGCTCACTCGCGCTTAATCGCACGCTAATGCCTACATTTTTTAAATCATTCTGTATGATTTCAGCCATCATTTTATGCGCTGGATTATCGCCGCTAAAGAGGATTTCTATGCTTTTTGTGGGTATATGCGCTAAATGCGGCTTATTAGGGCTAGATTCTATATTTGGCGTAAGTGGCTCCATACGCACAGCCTCCTTGCTATGACATGCAAGGAGACAATCCGCCACTTCTTGTGTTTGCGCATACACTGCCTTTATTAGTTGGACTTTATCAATACTTTGAGCAATAAAAGTGCGCAGCTGCTTACTTTCTTGCTCATTTTTGCCTGTAAGATTAGGCGAAGCGGAATTAAGCACAAGACTCACACTATACAGCGGCGGGCTAAGATATGTGGCAAATTCCTTACTTTTTTCATGCAGATTATTAAAAATGGCTATTGGAATTTGGTCATACCCATAAATTAAATCAATCTGCCCGCTCCTAAGGGCTGCAATTTTAGCATTTGCATCAAAAATAACTTTTAACACCACCTCATCATAGTAGAGCTTGTCATTCACCGCTTTATCCCAATAGTGCGGATTTTTGCGCAGTGTATCGCTTATGCCCAATTTAGAATCTACAAGCATATACACGCCTGTGCCTATGGGCTTTGGATTAGTTTTTAATAAATCTAAATCTTTAGGAAATGCGCTAGGAGCGAGGAAGCGAAATGGGCGCGGCGTGGCTAGCTCATTAAGCGCGGGACTATATGGCTTTTTAAGAATGAGCAAGATAGTGTATTCATCTACAATTTGCACATCTGCTAGATTGGCAACCAGCGCACTCCAAGAATGTCGCGCCCTATTTTTAAGAATGCTTTGGAAATTAATTACCGCAGCCTTAGCGTTAAATGCCTCTCCGTTTGAAAACTGCACACCTTTGCGCAGATAAAATGTATAGCGTAGCCCATCTTCGCTTATACTCCACGAAGTAGCAAGGCTAGGCACAATCTTGCCATTTTTATCCACCCGCACTAAGCCTTCATAAATGCTATTTTGGGCAAACATCGCGTTGCCACGATAGCCTTGTGGGTTCATAGCGCCAATATTTTCAGACACTGCCATAATAAGCCTATGCTCACCCCACATAATGCCTACAAAGCATGCGCATACAGCCCCTACACACCACAAACTTTTTAATATTCCACACATAGAATCTAGCTCCAAAAAGTTATTTTTAGACCAAAAATATTTCAAAAATTACATCAAAATTTATAGTTATTAAATCAATAATATGCAAATGAGTTAAATAGTAATATTTATTTAGCATTTTTTATTATAATAGTAATATATTAATCATAAAATGAGGAGCAAGTATGAAAAAGATTTGTATATTTTATATTTTCATATGCATATTTTGTATCGCTCATGCGGAGAATACACATACCTTAAGCAAATCCGTGGTGACAGGAAATGCGCTTGCTACTGATGTGGAAAAAATCCCGGGCAATGTGAGTGTGGTAGATTCTAAAACCATCGAGAGTTCGCCCAATAGTAAAATTACAGATATTATCAAAAAACTTCCCGGTGTGCGTATAGATAATGATGGTGGCTTCAATCCTCGTCCAAAAATCAAAATACGCGGCATTAACTATGGCACGCTTGTAATGCTTGATGGCGTGATTTTAAGCGATTTAGAGGGCGAGGCTAGAATCTTAAATCAAATTTCACTCTATGATGTGGAGCGTGTGGAGGTGGCACGCGGGAGCTTTTCTAGCCTCTATGGTGCAGGAGCCATCGGCGGGGTGGTAAATTTCATCACTGCTATGCCTACGCAATTTCAATCACAAGTTCTCATCGGCTATGGCAATGGATTTAAGCAAGATAGTGCGGATAAAAATGTAATCCGCGCCTATGCGAGTATAGGCGATGCGTTTTTTGATAAAAGTTTGCGCATAAAGCTAAGCGCTGGCTTTGCAAGCACTGATGGATATGCAAGCTTCCCCGCTACTTTGCCAAGTGGTGAGAATACAGATTCTATCTTAGGCGTAATTACTGACAAAGCAGGCAATCGCATTATCGGTAGCGGAGGAAATCGCCAAAACAGAATCTATGATATTCGCTTGAGGGCTGAATATGATGTGAGTGAATCTGGCACACTTTCAAGTATGATAAGCTTTTCAAATAACACCTATGACTTTAAAAATTTTAAGAGCAACATCACAGATTTGCAGGGCAATCCCACAGATTTGGTAAATAATAAAGACTATTTTGTAGGCTCTGGATGGGGCGGTATGGGGACATACTCACATTTACTGGGAAATATCTCCTATCAGCATAATTTTACAGAATCTACCCTCAAGCTCTCCTACTCCTCGCTTAATTTATTTAGCCTCTGGCAAGATGCAACGCAAGGCGTGAGCGATAGAAATGGCGGAGTAGGCACAACGCAAGATATAAACTCATCAAGCAATTACTTTGATATACTCTACCATATTGATATAAGTCCAAAGCACGCGCTCAACACCGCTTTGCAATTTCGCCACTATGATTTCACGCAACTTAATAAAAATATGACAAATTGGCGTGATTATAACTCCCGCACAGATACTTTTCGCAGCTATGGGGGAAAGGCATTTGTGGCTTCTGGCTATGTGAGCCTAGATTCACAATGGCTTAATAATCTCTCAACTAGCCTTGGTGCGCGCTATGATTATTGGCAAAATTTTGCAGGCTATTTCACAGATAATAATAATCCTGCTACTAATCGCACTAATCAAAGCATCGTAATTTCGCACATAAGCCCAAAAGCGGGCATAAACTACCTTATAGAATCTATGCCCGGACTTTTATTCAAAAGCTCTGTGGGCAGTGGCTTTAGAATGCCAACTATACGCGATATGTATCAGTATAGGACATTCTGGGAGAGTAATCCCGACCTCACGCAAGAAAATGCCATAAGCTTTGACATAGGCGCAGAATACACAAATAAATGGCTACAAACAAGCCTCTATTTTTACAATATAGAGTTGTGGAATATGATTTATCGCTCTGGCTCTGGCACACAGGCTAGCCCTTATAAAAATATCAATACTGCGCGTGGACGCATTCAGGGCGTGGAGTTAAGCGCGGCTTTATCATTACTAGAAAATCTTAGCCTTGAAGGAAACTATACACTTACACTTGCAAGCATTGTCAAAAATGATGCAAATCCGCAAACAGAGGGCAATCAACTCGCTGCCACGCCCAAACATATGGCAAATATAAGCCTAAACTATCTGTCCCAAAGTGGCTTTTATGGCTCAATATGGGCGCATTATGTCCCTGCTTTTTATGCTAGTGATTTAAATACGACACCGCTTAGCAATACTTTTGGCAATTATGATACGCAATTTAGCCTAAATTCCAAATGCGGCTATATGTTTAAAAATGGCATTGATATATCGCTAAGCCTAAATAATCTCACAGATAATCGCTACTATGATTTTTACCTCGTAGCGGGGCGCAACTACTATGCGCAAATACGATATAAATACTAGCTTTTAAGCAGTTTTAATATAAGGCTTAATATAATACCCCCTTTTTGCATTGATAGAAGCTCATATTTAAGGGGAGTGCATGCACAAAGATTCTAAAATCTTTATTGCCGGGCATAGAGGACTAGTAGGCTCAAGCATACTTGCATTATTACAAAAGCAGGGCTACACGCAACTGCTTACCAAAACGCGCGATGAACTTAATCTCCTCTCATTTGCCGCTACAGAGGATTTTTTTAGCGCACATCGCCCAGAATATGTGTTTTTAAGCGCGGCAAAGGTGGGAGGCATTGCCGCAAATAACACTTACCGCGCGGATTTTATTTACGAAAATCTAGCCATACAAAATCACATTATTTTTAATGCCTACAAATATGGAGTGAAAAAACTGCTATTTTTGGGCAGCTCATGTATTTATCCTAAGCACGCTCCACAGCCAATTAGAGAAGATTCATTGCTTACAAGTGAGCTAGAATACACTAATGAGCCTTATGCGATTGCTAAAATTGCGGGTATTAAGATGTGCGAAAGCTTTGGATTGCAGTATGGCTGCGATTTTGTGTCGGTTATGCCTACTAATCTTTATGGGAATAATGATAATTTTAACCTTGAAACCTCTCATGTCCTCCCCGCCCTGCTGCGCAAAATTCACTTAGCCAAACTCTTATCACAAGAGCAATATACGCAAGTTGAGCTTGATACAAATCTTAAAGGCGAAGCATTAAAAGACTACCTACAAAAGTATGGTATAACATCTAAAAGCGTGCAAATATGGGGTGATGGCACACCTCGAAGGGAGTTATTGCATGTTGATGATATGGCGGCGGCTTGTGTATTTGTGATGCAACATATTTCATTTGATATGCTCAAAAAACAGCACACAGAAGTGCGAAATACACATCTAAATGTCGGCTATGGCTCTGATGTGAGCATTGCAGAGCTTGCACTACTCATTAAAGACATAATAGGCTTTAATGGGGAGCTTATTTTTGACACCACAAAGCCTAATGGCACGCCCCAAAAGCTTATGGATTCTCATAAACTAAATGCGCTTGGCTGGCAGCCTAAAATTCCTCTAAAAGAGGGCATACAAAGCGTTTATGAGCATTATTTACGCACACATAAACTCATATAGAATCTACGGAGATAATTATGCAAAAAGTAAGGATTGTTTTAAAAGTTGGCACTTCAAATTTATGCAATGGAGAGGAAATTGATAAGGGGCAGATTCTAAATTTGGCACAGATTATAAGCGAGCTTAAAGTGCGCTTTGATGTGATATTAGTAAGCTCTGGTGCTATGGCTAGCGGATACACAAAGCTACAAATTCCAAGAGATTGTGTGCAAAATAGGCAAGCCCTAGCAAGTATCGGGCAGCCCTTGCTTATGGAATCTTATCGCGTGGCATTGGAGCAATGCAATATCCTTAGCGCACAACTTTTGCTCACTGGAGGTGATTTTGACTCGCGCAAAAGCACGCATTTTGCGCGCAATACCATTGATGTGCTGCTCGCTCATAATGTGCTGCCTATTATTAATGAAAATGACGCTACGGCTACAAGCGAGCTTATCTTTGGCGATAATGATAGGCTAAGCGCGCATGTGGCGCATTATTTTGATGCAAAATTGCTTGTGATTTTAAGCGATATTGATGGCTACTTTGATAAAAATCCTCATCAATACCCTGATGCGAAGATTTTGCCCATTGTGCATAGCATTTCAGAATCTGCCCTGCAAGAATCCCACACGCCACATAGCCACTTTGCCACAGGTGGGATTGTAACTAAACTTATGGCAGCGGATTTTTTACTTAAGCGCAATGGTATGATGTTTTTAAGCCATGGGCGCAAGCTTGATATTCTAAGGGATTTGCTTCTGCATGGCTTGCAGCGCTCTGGCACACTTTTTTGCCCTCTAGATTCTCGGGGCTTAAAGGCATTAGTATGAGGCTAATTCTAGCGGGCAGTCCTGCTTTTGCCACGAATGTTTTTATGCCTCTTTTTGATTGTGAAGATTTTAAGATTATAGGGCTTATTTGTCAGCCCGATAAACCATTTGGACGCAAAGGAGAGCTAAAGCCTCCTCACACAAAGCAAAGCCTTGCCCATACAGGTGTGCCTATCTTTCAACCCGCACGCATTGATGACGCATTTATCGCCCAAATAAGCGCGCTTAAGCCTCATGCGATTGTTGTTGTCGCCTATGGCGTGATACTCCCTCAAGCATTTTTGGATATTGCGCCTTGCATTAACCTGCATGCCTCTATTTTACCGCATTGGCGCGGAGCAAGCCCTATGCAGCAAATGATTGTGCATAATGATAAATATTTTGGCATAACAGCTATGAAAATGACGCAAAGGCTTGATAGTGGCGAGATTCTAGCACTCTCTTATATGGCCAATACAGGACAAAATATTAGTGAGTTAGGCGCGCAACTTTCAGCACGCGGAGCAAGGCTTATCCAATATGTGCTTACGCATTTAGATGATATTGAGCCTTTAGCCCAGAGTGATGCAGATGCAAGCTATTGTGCGAAAATTAAAAAA
The window above is part of the Helicobacter jaachi genome. Proteins encoded here:
- a CDS encoding methionyl-tRNA formyltransferase — protein: MRLILAGSPAFATNVFMPLFDCEDFKIIGLICQPDKPFGRKGELKPPHTKQSLAHTGVPIFQPARIDDAFIAQISALKPHAIVVVAYGVILPQAFLDIAPCINLHASILPHWRGASPMQQMIVHNDKYFGITAMKMTQRLDSGEILALSYMANTGQNISELGAQLSARGARLIQYVLTHLDDIEPLAQSDADASYCAKIKKSDGCVRLDSAKDVYSAYLAYCEWPHIFIQSPNGYTLKFFDTTLIESTQSHKAGEILAIESQDIIIGCARGSLRIKTLQQEGKNKLHAALYVRGKRLNVGDVLC